The nucleotide window ATAGTATATTGTGAGACTTTCTCCCTGTCCAGATGTCTGCTGGTTACCAACGCATAACGGTTTGAGATTGGCTGGCATTTGAAAGGTAAATCTGGTGGCAATATAAGCTTGACTTCCCCATTTTTACCAGAATCCCTGTCTCTGACTGTGATAAACCCAACAACAGTCTCTAATGCGGCATTTTCAGGTACTCCATTATTTTTAGaggtaaaaataatttctggAGTGTTATCATTTACATCTTCTACTTCAACTTTGATTACACACCTTCCTTCTAATTTAGGTGATCCTCTGTCTGCCGCTTTCACAAATAATTCAAATGATTTTGATTCTTCAAAATCGACAGGTCCTTTTACGAATATTTCCCCAGTATGTAGATTTAtgtcaaatactttttttgcagcaTCTGATGTATAATGATCAAAAGAATACACCATTTCTCCGTTTGCACCCTCATCTAGATCTGTAGCATTTGGCTTGATAATGACTGTCCCTAGTGGAACATTTTCCATGACATTGGTTTTATAACGTGGCTGATCAAACACTGGTGCATTGTCATTAATAtctaaaacaataacatttatctCAGTGGATCCAGATCTGGGAGGTTCTCCTCCATCAATAGCAGTGAGGTAAAGCGTGTGCTCCGAAAGCTCCTCTCTATCAAGAGTCTTTTCCAGCACCAATTCTGCAATCAACATTCCATCATTGCGACTGGtttggaataaagaaaaatatggatTTGGATTCAATTTATATTGACGAACACCATTAGTACTTATATCTAGgtcttgagcaatttgtaatgGAAAATGAACACCAGGACTTGTTACTAGCTCTGTAATCTTGAGTATCTggtcattaattaaaaaaataggactATTGTCATTAACATCTTCAACCTCTATTTCCAAATTGAATAACTCCGAAGGGTTCTCAGCTACAATCTCCAAATGCAGCAAACAACTGGAGCTCAATCCACAAAGGCTTTCTCTATCAATCCTCTCCTCTATAGTCAGTGTTCCAGTTCTGTAGTCAATAGCAAAAAATCTGCTGCTTCCACCGGATCCCAAACTCAATCTTCGTTTATTAATATCTGCCAAGTTTAACCCAAGATCCCGAGCTGCATTCCCAACTAAAGTCCCTGGATCTGATTCCTCTGCAATAGTATAATGAAGCTGCCCAGAAACCCAGCCCCAGCTACAAAGGAGAAAGCAAAAAGCTACTTGCCATTTCCACGCCTTGAGAGAATTTTGGTAGTCCATATCTTAGATCCTTTCAGTAAGATTGTACAAAATATACATCCTTTTTGTAATCCAAATGTAATTGTGGGTGAAGATTAGATTATTGTTAAGTAAAAGCAATTCTCCTGCCCTGGAATCATACTCTGGGTATATAAATGAGCAGCAGCTCTTTGTGTGTGAGTGAGGAGATGGGAGGGTGAATCACTGAGCCAGGGGGAGGGAAGTGTGTGGCTGCAATGAGCAGATTCATAAGTGCAGCTTAAAACATTACTGGATGACAAGCCTGCCCTCTTCTGgttcattgtgaaaaaaacagttaaatgcAATGTAGTTTGAGATCTGTATAGTGCACAATGTTCCAGTATTTTACATCTGACTTTATGTACACTGTAATAAGTTAAAGCTTTTTTCATAGATTGTTTCATAGACCAAAAGGCTAAGATTTCCTTACCAAAATTCCCAAGCATGCCTAATGGTCATAAGGACGACATAGCGAATGCTGATCCTTAAAGGTTTTTCTGTATTGTAGAATAAACAAATGGCTAGAGTAATGCTAAATAGACAGACTTGGGGTGTATGAAAGGAGAGTGAGAAAAACAGAGAGTGACCACCCAAAATTGCAATTCCAATTTATCTTTTGgtacaaaatgttataaaaatatacttattggttatgatttatttcttttgcagAAGGTAATTGCAGCATGCTATCTAAATACCAAGGTCACAcatctttatttatatgtagaGTATAGAAGCACCTTGATTCCcgttataaaaataattttgtgtagaAATACACACTATTTTGcaagtacataaatatttatgaTCATGTATACCATATGGACACAAACAAGATCAGCATGCTGGATGGTGCACCAGGAAAGCATAAGTACAGTAACATAATTGACAGTGGTTCTTTACAGAATTAAAGAATAATTGCACATTCCTATCATTTTTGAAGGGACATTCCCCCTCCCAGTATTTACTACACACCTCTGTCCTTGACTTCCATCTCAAAATAAACTGCATTATCATTGGCTATGGTCTAGCACAGTGTTTACTAGATCTATTGCTCCATGGCTATCATCAGAATTAGAAGCATACTCTCCGCTGAAGTTAAGGGTAATGAAGGCCCATGGCAAGTTGgtttacataaaattacaaaaatacagtcttttattttatatttttaaattccatttaaactttaaatatattacttaTGTACCAATAATCTTACCTATGCTATTTAAATTATCATGTCACCATTCAAAGAAGAGATAAGTAGGGAAAAGTGGTGGAAGTTATGTCAGAGGCCTCTCCTACTATCATGGACTATCATCTTTAAAGAACATTCAGAAGTTGTATTGCGTGAACACTTTCAGTTTGAGGTTCATTTAGAAGTTGTTTTGCGTGAACACTTTCAGTTTGAGGTTCATTAGGTCAACTGATGGCAAAAATTCAGATATGAATACTGTAGTTTACTTTGCCAACCACTTGGTTGAAAAGATAAAGAACACATGTGGTTCTTTAATGGACACAGCAGACAGCCACAGTCCCCTGTGCAAATAAACAATATGTTTACAACTCCTGTTAACTAATATAAATAATGGCTTGTAAACCCATTGTCAAGGTAAACAATCAGCATTCCCATTGACTGGTAACTTGACAATCTTTTAGAACTGAACTGAACTATGAAATCTGTTtgaatctgaacagcaacactactCAGAAGTCTACATactatgttttacattatttgaaTTAAAAGTACTACACATATTTACTATGGCATAACTATTGCGATATCATGTAATAATCAGACTCCCCTCCATAATGATTTGGTCTATAGGTTCTCTACATTCTGAAATGATTATTTCAGGTTACAAGTAGGAGTATCTTTGCAATACTTTGTATATACTTTAGACagcatttatagttttttttccaacaaagaaCTGTCCTAGCCtccaaatattatattatgaataagtttataaaatattaaaatatgcaaaacactttttaaataaaagggatttTTATCCATGAAAATCCAATGAAttttacagatttattattatatactactTTCATTTATGTGACAGGGTGAAGAGATTTGTGCACCAAAACAGTCTGTGATGTTTAGAGTGagatccccccaaaaaattgcacCTTTTAAGTGTGAGTTTCCTGCCTTAGTGATTTTGCTTTGTGTTCCTGATTTAGGAAAGCGGTATCCAAATGAAAAGAGGGCCATTTATAATGtgctatttttttcaatttttcaatctACATTAAAAGGCAATGTTCATAAGTAGTGTGATAACATCAGGGAAGACATACAGTTAGCAGGGACAACCTTTCAGGAAGCTCCATCTTAGAATGCCTTTCCTCTTACCCCAGCATTAGCATTGTATCCCCCTTTAAAACAAGCCTGTATGGAGGTGACGCACTACTACAGCCATGCCCACTAAGAGGATTCTGGGAATTGTCATACAGCAAAAGTACTCAAATGAATACCTTGTCAGTTACAGCAATAATAGTCCCCAACACTGGTGTCAGTGGCACCTACTATAACACTGCCCTACAGTAGTGACCTCAGTAGAAGCAATACCCCCCCACCCCACAACCATTTATTGGTGTTGGTGTTCAGGGGTTACAACCTAACTACGTTTCTGTGCAGTTCTGATGACATCAAGCCAGATCTACACTGCCTCTGTCATCACTCCTCCGACCAGGAAATGTCAGGTCTCTGGGTTGTTGTGTGTTATAGCTCTCTGCAGCCTGCTGTCACCCCACAATATACAACCCTACTTTCTATAAAGGACTTTTTAATTAATGATCTGCAAAATAGGGTTCAACAGACCCCATTTAGCCTTTGGGCTGCCAGTTCATCAGCCTTGATGTAAGTTCTTTTTAACCTGTTCACCTAAACAACCAGCCTCTGCCAAATCAAGCAAGCTATTGGGTGACAATCCCATTAAAGGAGATTGAAATAGTAATGCTTAGCAAATGTTTGTCTACTACATTCATGCAATCTTTAAACTTAGTACCAAAAGCTAGTAAATTATCTTTAGATTAGGATTAGCTTGTTGACAAGGCTACACATATAGACATAGCTACTGGATTTCATTGACAAATATCCTATTCAAATAAAGCAAAGAACTTGCTTTTAGTAAAACTTCCAACATTTTTCTAGCTGTCTGAagcatattattttaaaaaactacaTCTGAAATAGTACTGAAGTGCCTCATGCCCATAGCAAATAAACTGTTCGTGCAACAAACCTCGAAgcaaaaatacacctaaaaacaAATTCCTAAGGACATCTACTTCATTAAATGTCTCAATTTTACATGCactaaataaactgaaatatgcTATCCAagaaattatataaattacaaaaaaatgcagtcaTAATAAAAAGGTATCATACATGTATCTCCTAAatcaattattataaatgtagtaCTTacaaaataagcttaaaaattattgaaaaataagtacatttactAACATCACCTCTCACCTGAGTGGGTTCCTTAAGCCAACTGGAGTCTGAAATGTTTTTGGGCTCGCTTAGCATTCCATTAAATTGGGGAATATTATTGGGGTCTACAAAACTGAAATCTGGGGTTGCTGTTGGAAGAAAGCAAGCTGGATTACAAGGTCCTGTGGGTTCAGGTGGAGCCATCCTCACCTCCATGTATTTTAAAGTCCCATCTGTGTTCAGGTAAAGTGTTGGTTTATACTGATCCAAATAGGATGTAGAAAGAGGTTTATTGGAGAAACAAGATCCACAGCTACTATCAGAGTTCTTTCTAAGGCACCTAACAATTAATATTGTAAAAGTTACAAGAAAGACTAAACTAATTGCTGACAGGGAAATAATAAGATACAAAGTCATGTCTGTTGTGGATTTACCATTTGTAAGAAAGTCATGAGATTTGGGGCTTTCCTGAGCAATATTCTCCATTATATTTACAATCAGAGTGACTGTAGAGGACAGTGATGGCTCCCCATGATCACTGACTGTAATGACGTAGCCTGACTGCTTAAAGGTGGAGAGCCCAGATCAGAAGCGATCAGTGTAATAGTATATTGTGAGACTTTCTCCCTGTCCAGATGTCCACTGGTAACCAGTGTG belongs to Pyxicephalus adspersus chromosome 2, UCB_Pads_2.0, whole genome shotgun sequence and includes:
- the LOC140323507 gene encoding protocadherin gamma-C5-like isoform X42, encoding MENIAQESPKSHDFLTNGKSTTDMTLYLIISLSAISLVFLVTFTILIVRCLRKNSDSSCGSCFSNKPLSTSYLDQYKPTLYLNTDGTLKYMEVRMAPPEPTGPCNPACFLPTATPDFSFVDPNNIPQFNGMLSEPKNISDSSWLKEPTQAQPNVDWRISQAQRPGPSGAQPTEEAGVWPNNQFETERLQAMILASANEAAEGTSGLGGSTGTMGLSARYGPQFTLQHVPDYRQNVYIPGSTLTPTNAAGKRDGKGGGNKKKSGKKDKK
- the LOC140323507 gene encoding protocadherin gamma-C5-like isoform X39; the protein is MENIAQESPKSHDFLTNGKSTTDMTLYLIISLSAISLVFLVTFTILIVRCLRKNSDSSCGSCFSNKPLSTSYLDQYKPTLYLNTDGTLKYMEVRMAPPEPTGPCNPACFLPTATPDFSFVDPNNIPQFNGMLSEPKNISDSSWLKEPTQQAQPNVDWRISQAQRPGPSGAQPTEEAGVWPNNQFETERLQAMILASANEAAEGTSGLGGSTGTMGLSARYGPQFTLQHVPDYRQNVYIPGSTLTPTNAAGKRDGKGGGNKKKSGKKDKK